A genomic window from Candidatus Kouleothrix ribensis includes:
- a CDS encoding glycosyltransferase family 39 protein: MNTNAPPVPLRARAAHPATAAWRAVLAGINWPLLLIVAAGVALRLWFIGASPLDPRFSTADDGDYYRRALRLAITGAYVDDSWLIRPPLHVFFFAFWLRLALVLGRPTLGVLLIELAQTALGALTIVLGWAAARRLFTSVRAGLLFAAFLALWYPFVEQPSVLFSELLYLCLFMLHLWLLLRFDANQRRRDLALSGVALGAAALTRSPALYSIAFVVLWLLARRISTNSQALSTGRVDATGSARFSVLGATSAWRSVLGSVVLFVACTLAVVLPWTARNYVLYRQVIPVDTLGQINLWLDLDAVDQREAHINQLRAMPQAERAGYALGQARAILAADPLRPLRPMWDTFRHIWKAQFIEDYFVKRSFFTRALRPTAALGLAGDLLWLVFCVAGLIGLARPAREGWHNRLFVLAWLAYSFFTVLIFHVEPRYLLPIWTLVGLYGAWALASRLQPRRRLAEPSTKHQAPSSSGRFVVLGAWFSLPALKDWPYTLVQALLVIAFLWLVLSYRDYPAIIASGVARERAMIVGDRAYTAGDYAAAEQAYRAALVAQPEFIDARTSLALALAAQGDYVAGRAQLKSNESRRSDLVLGALARDAGDLAAAQAPLARAEGRAGEDMQRWALEWLRPPATNQLALSAGLDLGYISGFAGGESGPEGSFRWLAGEGRVLLPLARPLAADSSLLLRMTSGRPLAVPLTVWAGSHQLGQVIVESGQWRVYRVPLPAALAGQRSIDIRLSAPTFVPAREIAGSDDARMLSLMISQVRVQ; the protein is encoded by the coding sequence ATGAATACAAACGCACCACCTGTGCCACTGCGCGCACGCGCCGCACACCCCGCCACCGCAGCCTGGCGCGCGGTCCTGGCGGGCATAAACTGGCCGCTGCTGCTGATCGTCGCGGCCGGCGTGGCGCTGCGCCTGTGGTTCATCGGCGCCAGCCCGCTCGATCCGCGCTTCTCGACCGCCGATGACGGCGACTACTACCGCCGTGCGCTGCGCCTGGCCATCACCGGCGCGTATGTCGACGACAGCTGGCTGATCCGCCCGCCGCTGCATGTGTTCTTCTTCGCCTTCTGGCTGAGGCTCGCGCTGGTGCTGGGCCGGCCGACGCTCGGCGTGCTGCTGATCGAGCTGGCGCAGACTGCACTCGGCGCGCTGACGATTGTGCTGGGCTGGGCCGCCGCGCGGCGGCTGTTCACCAGCGTACGCGCCGGGCTGCTGTTCGCCGCGTTTCTGGCGCTGTGGTACCCGTTCGTCGAGCAGCCGAGCGTGCTGTTCAGCGAGCTGCTGTACCTATGCCTGTTCATGCTGCACCTCTGGCTGCTGCTGCGCTTCGATGCCAACCAGCGCCGGCGCGACCTGGCACTCTCAGGTGTGGCGCTGGGGGCCGCCGCACTGACTCGCTCGCCGGCACTGTACTCGATCGCCTTCGTGGTGCTGTGGCTGCTGGCGCGGAGGATCAGCACCAACAGCCAGGCGCTGAGCACCGGGCGCGTAGACGCCACAGGTAGCGCTCGGTTCTCGGTTCTTGGCGCAACCAGTGCGTGGCGTTCGGTGCTTGGCTCTGTGGTGCTCTTCGTCGCGTGTACCCTGGCGGTGGTGCTGCCGTGGACCGCGCGCAACTATGTGCTGTATCGGCAGGTCATCCCAGTCGACACGCTCGGCCAGATCAACCTCTGGCTCGACCTCGACGCGGTCGACCAGCGCGAGGCGCATATCAACCAGCTGCGCGCCATGCCGCAGGCCGAGCGCGCCGGCTATGCCCTGGGCCAGGCCCGCGCGATCCTGGCGGCCGACCCGCTGCGGCCGCTCAGGCCCATGTGGGATACCTTTCGGCATATCTGGAAGGCCCAGTTCATCGAGGACTATTTCGTCAAGCGCAGCTTCTTCACCCGCGCGCTGCGCCCGACTGCGGCGCTAGGCCTGGCCGGCGACCTGCTGTGGCTGGTGTTCTGCGTGGCCGGGCTGATCGGGCTGGCGCGCCCGGCGCGCGAGGGCTGGCACAACCGGCTGTTCGTGCTGGCCTGGCTGGCCTACTCGTTCTTCACCGTGCTGATCTTCCATGTCGAGCCACGCTACCTGCTGCCGATCTGGACGCTGGTCGGCCTGTATGGCGCGTGGGCGCTAGCCAGCCGACTGCAGCCGCGCCGTCGGCTGGCAGAGCCAAGCACCAAGCACCAAGCACCAAGCAGTAGCGGACGGTTCGTGGTTCTTGGTGCTTGGTTCTCACTACCCGCGCTGAAGGACTGGCCCTATACCCTCGTGCAGGCGCTGCTGGTGATCGCCTTCCTATGGCTTGTGCTGAGCTATCGCGACTACCCGGCGATTATCGCCAGCGGCGTGGCGCGCGAGCGGGCCATGATCGTGGGCGACCGGGCCTACACTGCCGGCGACTATGCCGCCGCCGAGCAGGCCTACCGCGCCGCCCTGGTGGCCCAGCCCGAGTTCATCGATGCGCGCACCAGCCTGGCGCTGGCGCTGGCTGCCCAGGGCGACTACGTGGCCGGGCGCGCCCAGCTCAAGAGTAACGAGTCGCGCCGCAGCGACCTGGTGCTAGGTGCGCTGGCGCGCGATGCCGGCGATCTTGCGGCTGCCCAGGCGCCGCTGGCCCGCGCCGAGGGTCGTGCCGGCGAAGACATGCAGCGCTGGGCGTTGGAATGGCTGCGGCCGCCGGCCACCAACCAGCTGGCACTCAGCGCCGGGCTTGATCTGGGCTACATCAGCGGGTTCGCGGGTGGCGAGAGCGGCCCCGAAGGCAGCTTCCGCTGGCTGGCCGGCGAAGGCCGGGTGCTGCTTCCGCTGGCCAGGCCACTGGCCGCCGACAGCAGCCTGCTGCTGCGCATGACCAGTGGGCGGCCGCTGGCAGTGCCGCTGACGGTGTGGGCCGGCAGCCACCAGCTCGGCCAGGTGATCGTCGAGAGCGGCCAGTGGCGGGTATACCGCGTGCCGCTGCCAGCCGCGCTGGCCGGCCAGCGCAGCATCGACATCCGCCTGAGCGCGCCGACCTTCGTGCCCGCGCGCGAGATTGCAGGCAGCGACGATGCCCGCATGCTCAGCTTGATGATTAGCCAGGTTCGGGTACAATAG
- the thrH gene encoding bifunctional phosphoserine phosphatase/homoserine phosphotransferase ThrH translates to MPTQPLLLATDLEGVLVPEIWIAVAERTGIEQLRLTTRDIPDYDALMRGRIAILHKHGLALADIQAVIATIEPLPGAQAFLDWARSHMQVIILSDTFYEFAAPLMAKLGWPTLFCNALTIDSAGMIAGYTLRQSDGKRKAVAALRQINFRVIAMGDSYNDTTMLAEADQGILFCPPANVIAEFPQFPVITEYGVLRATIAAQL, encoded by the coding sequence ATGCCAACCCAACCGCTCCTGCTCGCCACCGACCTCGAGGGCGTGCTGGTGCCCGAGATCTGGATCGCCGTCGCCGAGCGTACCGGCATCGAGCAACTGCGCCTGACCACCCGCGATATTCCCGACTACGACGCGCTCATGCGCGGCCGGATCGCCATTCTGCACAAGCACGGGCTGGCGCTGGCCGACATCCAGGCAGTGATCGCCACGATCGAGCCGCTGCCCGGCGCGCAGGCGTTCCTCGATTGGGCGCGCAGCCACATGCAGGTAATCATCCTGTCGGATACCTTCTACGAGTTTGCGGCGCCGCTAATGGCGAAGCTCGGCTGGCCAACCCTGTTCTGCAATGCGCTTACCATCGACTCGGCCGGCATGATCGCCGGCTACACCCTGCGCCAGAGCGACGGCAAACGCAAGGCGGTGGCCGCGCTACGGCAGATCAACTTCCGCGTGATCGCTATGGGCGACTCGTATAATGATACGACCATGCTGGCCGAGGCCGATCAGGGCATCCTGTTCTGCCCACCCGCGAATGTGATCGCCGAATTCCCGCAGTTCCCGGTGATCACCGAGTATGGCGTGCTGCGCGCCACAATCGCTGCGCAGCTGTAG
- a CDS encoding AAA family ATPase — MPELQRQHAEQEYAAELRALAEHDTRPCPPSWRLSPWAVATYLLGGTLPNGVVVSPKYIGNRRLIEIAIATLATDRGLLLLGVPGTAKSWVSEHLAAAIAGDSTLLIQGTAGTSEESIRYGWNYARLLADGPSAAALVASPLMRAMQDGKLARIEELTRIPADVQDSLITVMSEKTLPIPELNSEVQAVRGFNLIATANDRDRGVNELSSALKRRFNTVVLPLPDTLDEEVSIVQQRVAALSHALELPAEAPALDEIRRIVTVFRELRAGLTSDGKTRLKSPSGTLSTAEAISVVNSGLALAAHFGDGRLHAHDMAAGLVGAVIKDPVQDRVVWQEYLETVVKERDGWKDLYRACREAV, encoded by the coding sequence ATGCCAGAGCTTCAGCGTCAACACGCTGAGCAAGAGTACGCCGCCGAGCTCCGTGCGCTTGCCGAGCACGACACCCGCCCCTGCCCGCCTAGCTGGCGGCTCTCGCCGTGGGCGGTGGCAACCTACCTGCTGGGTGGCACGCTCCCCAACGGGGTGGTCGTGTCGCCCAAGTATATCGGCAACCGCCGCCTGATCGAGATCGCGATTGCCACCCTCGCAACCGACCGCGGGCTGCTGCTGCTGGGCGTTCCCGGCACGGCCAAGAGCTGGGTCAGCGAGCATCTTGCGGCGGCGATTGCAGGCGACTCGACTCTGCTCATTCAAGGCACCGCCGGCACCAGCGAAGAGTCGATTCGCTATGGCTGGAACTACGCGCGCCTGCTGGCCGACGGGCCTTCGGCTGCGGCACTGGTGGCCAGCCCGCTGATGCGCGCCATGCAGGACGGCAAGCTGGCCCGCATCGAGGAGCTCACGCGCATCCCGGCCGACGTACAAGATTCGCTGATCACAGTCATGTCTGAAAAGACGCTACCCATCCCCGAGCTGAATAGCGAAGTGCAGGCCGTGCGTGGCTTCAACCTGATCGCGACTGCCAACGACCGTGATCGCGGCGTGAACGAGCTGTCGAGCGCGCTCAAGCGTCGCTTCAACACAGTGGTGCTGCCACTGCCCGACACACTCGATGAAGAGGTGTCGATCGTGCAGCAGCGCGTTGCCGCGCTCAGCCACGCGCTCGAGTTGCCGGCCGAGGCGCCTGCGCTCGACGAGATCCGCCGGATCGTGACGGTGTTCCGCGAGCTGCGCGCCGGCCTGACCTCCGATGGTAAGACCAGGCTCAAATCGCCCAGCGGTACGCTCAGCACCGCCGAGGCGATCTCGGTGGTGAATAGCGGCCTCGCGCTGGCGGCGCACTTCGGCGATGGCCGGCTGCACGCGCACGATATGGCCGCCGGCCTGGTCGGTGCGGTGATCAAAGACCCGGTGCAGGATCGCGTGGTCTGGCAGGAGTACCTCGAGACCGTGGTGAAGGAGCGCGACGGCTGGAAGGATCTGTATCGCGCCTGCCGCGAGGCGGTGTAA
- a CDS encoding class II aldolase/adducin family protein, with protein sequence MRITELRQQVFDYARQMAADGLAHGSQGNISALDRASGLVAITPSAADYATMTAEDIVVVDCDGVVVEGSWKPTIETPLHTLFYRRRSDVGAVMHCHAPYASAFAAALRPIPLVLAEAAACIGRPVPVAPFMPSGTAAFAELMLDTIGPGWAAVMGQHGIVTCGTDLRRAYATTVAVEDSARAFVFACQIGAAPTPLPDDVCAELHAWWLSSYRRVALG encoded by the coding sequence ATGCGCATTACCGAACTACGCCAGCAGGTATTCGATTACGCCCGCCAGATGGCCGCCGATGGCCTGGCCCACGGCTCGCAGGGCAACATCAGCGCGCTCGACCGCGCCAGCGGCCTGGTGGCGATCACGCCATCGGCGGCCGACTACGCGACCATGACCGCCGAGGATATTGTGGTGGTCGATTGTGATGGGGTGGTAGTCGAGGGTAGCTGGAAGCCGACGATCGAGACGCCGCTACACACGCTGTTCTACCGGCGGCGCAGCGATGTAGGCGCAGTGATGCATTGCCACGCGCCGTACGCCTCGGCCTTCGCGGCGGCGCTGCGCCCGATCCCGCTGGTGCTGGCCGAGGCCGCAGCATGCATCGGGCGGCCGGTACCGGTGGCGCCATTTATGCCCTCGGGCACGGCCGCGTTCGCCGAGCTGATGCTCGACACGATCGGGCCGGGCTGGGCAGCCGTGATGGGCCAGCACGGCATTGTGACATGCGGCACCGATCTGCGGCGCGCCTACGCCACAACTGTGGCAGTTGAAGATAGCGCGCGCGCCTTTGTGTTCGCGTGCCAGATCGGCGCCGCGCCAACGCCACTGCCAGACGATGTATGTGCCGAGCTCCACGCGTGGTGGCTCAGCTCGTACCGGCGCGTGGCGCTAGGGTAA
- a CDS encoding SWIM zinc finger family protein, whose translation MPISRSSEQILALAPDAGSARAAQSLAGARSWMALGCDQRAAWGECKGSAKDPYRTQVDLAEPAFRCSCPSRKFPCKHGLGLLLLLAHDPGAFEQAAPPAWVSEWLARRDQHAVARPAQPAPPIPAAPAAEIPLAAPPSRTAAAREAKVAAGTAELGRWLRDLLRRGLAEAQSQPPGFWNSMAARLVDAQAPGLARMVRELGTLPATGAGWQSRMLERIACLHLLADSYARIETLAPAAQADLRTAIGWSQASGALRAAGPEQALLRRDRWLVLGRRVEEDEQLRTQRTWLWGEACACPALLLSFAMFSQPLDRSVLPGSVIDAELAFFPSAYPLRAVVREYFAPPAALTSLPGAPDCHAATGVYAAALAQQPWLERFPLALAAVTPELAGEHWRVRDQAGHMLPLVPRFERGWQLLALSGGRPLALFGEWDGMALLPLSALAEGEFWML comes from the coding sequence ATGCCGATATCCCGCTCTAGCGAACAGATCCTTGCGCTGGCCCCCGACGCTGGATCAGCCAGGGCTGCCCAGAGTCTGGCCGGCGCGCGTAGCTGGATGGCGCTCGGCTGCGATCAGCGCGCGGCCTGGGGCGAGTGCAAAGGTAGCGCTAAAGACCCCTACCGCACCCAGGTTGATCTGGCCGAGCCGGCCTTTCGCTGCTCGTGCCCCAGCCGGAAGTTCCCCTGCAAACACGGCCTAGGCCTGCTGCTGCTGCTCGCACACGACCCCGGTGCATTCGAGCAGGCCGCACCGCCCGCGTGGGTGTCCGAGTGGCTGGCCCGCCGCGATCAGCACGCCGTCGCGCGGCCGGCACAACCGGCGCCGCCGATCCCAGCTGCCCCGGCCGCCGAAATACCCCTGGCCGCGCCGCCGTCGCGCACCGCCGCCGCGCGCGAGGCCAAAGTTGCCGCCGGCACCGCTGAGCTGGGGCGCTGGCTGCGCGATCTACTGCGGCGTGGGTTGGCCGAGGCGCAGAGCCAGCCGCCCGGCTTCTGGAACAGCATGGCTGCACGCCTGGTCGATGCACAGGCGCCTGGCCTCGCGCGCATGGTGCGCGAGCTTGGCACACTGCCGGCCACTGGCGCGGGCTGGCAGTCGCGCATGCTCGAGCGGATCGCGTGCTTGCACCTGCTGGCCGATAGCTACGCCCGGATCGAGACGCTCGCGCCGGCGGCCCAGGCCGATCTGCGCACTGCGATCGGCTGGTCGCAGGCCTCGGGCGCATTGCGCGCGGCCGGCCCCGAGCAGGCACTACTCCGGCGCGACCGCTGGCTGGTGCTTGGCCGGCGCGTTGAGGAGGACGAGCAGCTGCGCACGCAGCGCACCTGGCTGTGGGGCGAGGCATGCGCGTGCCCGGCGCTGCTGCTCAGCTTCGCGATGTTCAGCCAGCCGCTCGATCGCAGCGTGCTGCCGGGCAGCGTGATCGACGCCGAGCTGGCCTTCTTTCCATCGGCCTACCCGCTGCGCGCGGTGGTGCGTGAGTACTTTGCGCCACCTGCCGCGCTTACCAGCTTGCCCGGCGCCCCCGACTGCCACGCCGCTACGGGGGTATATGCGGCGGCGCTGGCGCAGCAGCCCTGGCTCGAGCGTTTCCCGCTGGCGTTGGCGGCGGTTACGCCCGAGCTGGCCGGCGAACACTGGCGGGTACGCGATCAGGCCGGCCATATGCTACCGCTGGTGCCGCGCTTCGAGCGGGGTTGGCAGCTGCTGGCGCTCAGCGGCGGCCGGCCGCTGGCGCTGTTCGGCGAGTGGGATGGCATGGCACTGCTGCCGCTCAGCGCGCTGGCCGAGGGTGAGTTCTGGATGCTATAG
- a CDS encoding phosphodiester glycosidase family protein → MYPQDYQPRVSLLRPLLIALAALGVLVLSAPWPPSPVMSRWAGAPVIVASAPDAAATTAAPAPPAIVGMAVPLVLGLDRYNQASQLVDAAANQLVSYYRRTLPSGGTLVYFVITLDPRVQIEVINADGATPGSDASGDTIWADRQPHLATVAEMAGAPYALRDGQAPLAAMAFGFHGAQRTSDEGSVVINGTVRRVNAGRAAVCITREYTASIGLLDAAQLQGCAQANGAGPVILWRGKIAHPDVAAATDTLLPFNPLGEDFALIDWRRMIYAGTYPKTAVGVGTHEDGTTFLVFATSYGTTGVELAGQLKAMGCSNALGGDDDTSTQAVWRGAQVQPGTVRKVPDALAVYIRP, encoded by the coding sequence ATGTATCCACAGGATTACCAACCGCGGGTTAGCCTGCTGCGCCCACTGCTGATCGCGCTGGCCGCGCTTGGCGTGCTGGTGCTCAGCGCGCCCTGGCCACCTAGCCCGGTGATGTCGCGCTGGGCCGGCGCGCCGGTGATCGTCGCGAGCGCGCCGGATGCCGCCGCCACAACGGCTGCGCCGGCCCCGCCGGCGATCGTTGGCATGGCCGTGCCGCTGGTGCTCGGCCTCGACCGGTATAACCAGGCCAGCCAGCTGGTCGATGCGGCTGCCAATCAGCTTGTGAGCTACTATCGGCGCACGCTGCCGAGCGGTGGCACGCTGGTGTATTTCGTGATCACGCTCGATCCACGCGTCCAGATCGAGGTGATCAATGCCGACGGCGCGACGCCTGGTAGCGATGCCAGCGGCGATACGATCTGGGCCGATCGCCAGCCTCACCTCGCAACCGTCGCCGAGATGGCCGGCGCGCCCTACGCTCTGCGCGATGGCCAGGCGCCGCTGGCTGCGATGGCGTTTGGCTTCCACGGCGCCCAGCGCACCTCCGACGAAGGCTCGGTTGTGATCAACGGCACCGTGCGGCGCGTCAACGCCGGCCGCGCGGCGGTGTGCATCACCCGCGAGTACACTGCCAGCATTGGCCTGCTCGATGCGGCCCAGCTCCAGGGCTGCGCGCAGGCCAACGGCGCCGGCCCAGTGATCCTCTGGCGTGGTAAGATTGCACATCCCGATGTTGCGGCGGCGACCGATACGCTGCTGCCGTTCAATCCGCTGGGCGAAGATTTCGCGCTGATCGATTGGCGCCGTATGATCTACGCGGGCACCTACCCCAAGACTGCCGTGGGCGTCGGCACGCACGAAGACGGCACGACATTCCTGGTGTTCGCAACCTCGTATGGCACAACCGGCGTCGAGCTGGCCGGCCAACTCAAGGCTATGGGCTGTAGCAACGCACTCGGCGGCGACGACGACACATCGACCCAGGCTGTCTGGCGCGGCGCGCAGGTGCAGCCTGGCACGGTACGCAAGGTGCCTGACGCGCTGGCAGTCTATATTCGCCCGTAG
- the galT gene encoding galactose-1-phosphate uridylyltransferase — MSSEIRQNKVTKEWVIFASARGDRPHDFRPVQAAQPPQPPHDAGCPFCVGNEHMLPTILAERPAEAPAPWATRVVWNKYPALTPAATPERSDAGIYLHMPGYGHHEVIIENPYHNRDLVDQPLAGVAGVIETYRQRYAALRHDPRNVLILLFRNHGPRAGASLRHPHSQLIAAGIIPRHIRWREDEAQRYFDERGRCVYCDVAAFEAADRQRVVLESDTFITFVPYAAEVPFEIWIVPKRHQADFEQISDAEQADLAQTLHTILSRLRALLNDPDYNYVISTSTRRADDRHLHWYVRLRPRLVTRAGFEIGTGIRINPSLPEADAALLREAALP, encoded by the coding sequence ATGAGCAGCGAGATTCGCCAGAACAAGGTCACTAAAGAGTGGGTGATCTTCGCGTCGGCACGCGGCGATCGGCCGCACGACTTTCGGCCAGTGCAGGCTGCCCAGCCGCCACAGCCGCCGCACGACGCCGGCTGCCCGTTTTGCGTCGGCAACGAGCATATGCTGCCGACGATCCTGGCCGAGCGGCCGGCCGAGGCGCCCGCGCCATGGGCCACGCGCGTAGTGTGGAACAAATACCCGGCGCTCACGCCTGCGGCCACGCCCGAGCGGAGCGATGCCGGCATCTACCTGCATATGCCCGGCTATGGTCACCACGAGGTGATCATCGAGAATCCCTACCATAACCGCGATCTGGTCGATCAGCCGCTGGCGGGGGTCGCGGGCGTGATCGAGACCTACCGGCAGCGCTATGCCGCGCTCAGGCACGATCCGCGCAATGTACTGATCTTGCTGTTTCGCAACCACGGGCCGCGCGCCGGCGCCTCGTTGCGCCACCCGCACTCGCAGCTGATCGCCGCCGGGATCATCCCGCGGCATATTCGCTGGCGCGAAGACGAGGCCCAGCGCTATTTCGACGAGCGCGGCCGCTGCGTGTACTGCGATGTCGCTGCGTTCGAGGCCGCCGATCGCCAGCGGGTGGTGCTCGAGAGCGACACATTCATTACATTTGTGCCCTACGCCGCCGAGGTTCCCTTCGAGATCTGGATCGTGCCGAAGCGCCACCAGGCCGATTTCGAGCAGATCAGCGATGCCGAGCAGGCCGATCTGGCCCAGACGCTGCACACCATCCTTAGCCGGCTGCGGGCATTGCTGAACGACCCCGACTATAACTACGTGATCAGCACGTCGACCCGGCGCGCCGACGATCGGCACCTGCACTGGTATGTCCGCCTGCGGCCACGGCTGGTGACTCGCGCCGGCTTCGAGATCGGCACAGGTATCCGGATCAACCCCTCGCTGCCCGAAGCCGACGCGGCGCTACTGCGCGAGGCCGCCTTACCCTAG
- a CDS encoding glycosyltransferase family 39 protein: protein MRRDSTIYAAPPAEPSPPQAAQAPRRGRLSAGTLARALAAGGLVTLLMLLVYQLPVTHVVDVGGYDAAYTQGFYDPVRAGAATTPAALEGSDGSARWTRDSSFLVFPQAGLPAQITLRLRAPAGAPREVVVLLNGAQELGRVVAGPSWQAATFSIDGGLLKPNDVVIELRTATAPLGGGDDRLVGVLLDRATYQVGPAPIVPYPPQLLYAALAAAMLWLLVAPLGMPPPARQVARSQAPWRAALSPALLAWACGALAIGGLFLLLYRLQMPYPYPLLRLLPALDGALAALVLLRYGPALVRRLPALPDTLALAGVGAWLVAILLAAQQHLTLSVPGVEKDFRVFALRSAHLAGQFPAGTTSPALDGVLRADGFYNLGYPLLLWLARPLAAGNPFLAARAVAALSGALLLLAGWLLARRLLGRAPALLALVLLALSPLVVQQALYVGTDMPFAALSVLALALLVPPHQGRTSPWLAAAAGLVAGLAFLMRHPGLLLLPFGWLALWLNRTAPGPQHNTRSIALIAFTLAFAIIIAPQLFVNMRDTGQPLFSQQAKNVWQAMFGDGDWGRWAEAHNEIGLAQVIAQDPPRFALNWWNNLRGFVGTGGEDAREFGQAVQLRLLGFPANWLAIAGLLGWLGTLVAAGRLAAQPAEQPPNVRGSRASLGLLLLWIALYVLAISVGLPLQGRFVLPLAPIYAAAAAWLLARLRRPGMRNPDDLPAAQLQRVAGQRNFAARFSAGTPALLAALLLLPLLWGGFGAGTAYVLRSRPPDEPARARAAGRAEAPGQPADELAIIQRVLARLQPGERIIVRADPAAPIGKYSAIAHLVQPAPADDSPATLRASGAAYLIWSAALGPAPELGLPTDTAGIYRIYRLKP from the coding sequence ATGAGGCGCGATTCGACAATCTACGCGGCGCCCCCAGCTGAGCCGTCGCCGCCGCAGGCAGCACAGGCGCCGCGCCGGGGCAGGCTGTCGGCCGGCACGCTCGCGCGTGCGCTGGCCGCGGGTGGCCTGGTCACTCTGCTCATGCTGCTGGTCTACCAGCTGCCGGTAACTCATGTCGTCGATGTGGGCGGCTACGACGCGGCCTACACCCAGGGGTTCTATGATCCTGTGCGCGCTGGTGCCGCCACTACACCTGCCGCGCTCGAAGGCTCCGACGGCAGCGCGCGCTGGACGCGCGATAGCTCATTTTTGGTGTTCCCGCAGGCCGGCCTGCCCGCCCAGATCACGCTGCGCCTGCGTGCCCCGGCCGGTGCGCCGCGCGAGGTTGTGGTGCTGCTGAACGGCGCCCAGGAGCTGGGGCGCGTCGTGGCCGGCCCGAGCTGGCAGGCCGCTACCTTCTCGATCGATGGCGGCCTGCTCAAGCCCAACGACGTCGTGATCGAACTACGCACGGCGACGGCGCCACTCGGCGGCGGCGACGACCGCCTGGTCGGTGTGTTGCTCGACCGCGCCACCTACCAGGTTGGGCCGGCGCCGATCGTGCCCTACCCGCCCCAGCTGCTCTACGCCGCGCTGGCGGCAGCGATGCTGTGGCTGCTCGTCGCGCCTCTGGGGATGCCGCCGCCAGCCCGGCAGGTGGCCCGTAGCCAGGCGCCTTGGCGGGCCGCTCTGTCCCCGGCGCTGCTCGCGTGGGCCTGCGGCGCGCTCGCGATCGGTGGGCTGTTCCTGCTGCTGTACCGCCTCCAGATGCCATACCCCTACCCGCTGCTGCGGCTATTGCCTGCGCTCGACGGCGCGCTGGCGGCGCTGGTGCTGCTGCGCTACGGCCCGGCGCTGGTGCGCCGCCTGCCGGCCCTGCCCGACACACTGGCGCTTGCCGGGGTTGGCGCCTGGCTGGTCGCGATCCTGCTCGCAGCCCAGCAGCACCTCACGCTGTCGGTGCCCGGCGTCGAGAAGGACTTCCGCGTGTTTGCGCTGCGCTCGGCGCACCTGGCCGGCCAGTTCCCGGCCGGCACCACCAGCCCCGCGCTCGACGGTGTGCTGCGCGCCGATGGGTTCTACAACCTGGGCTACCCGCTGTTGCTCTGGCTAGCGCGCCCGCTCGCAGCGGGCAACCCGTTCCTGGCCGCGCGCGCCGTGGCCGCGCTGAGCGGCGCGCTGCTGCTGCTGGCCGGCTGGCTGCTGGCCCGCCGCCTGCTCGGGCGTGCCCCGGCACTGCTGGCGCTCGTGCTGCTGGCGCTCAGCCCGCTGGTGGTGCAGCAGGCGCTGTACGTCGGCACCGACATGCCCTTCGCGGCGCTGAGTGTGCTGGCGCTGGCCCTGCTTGTGCCGCCGCATCAGGGCCGCACATCCCCCTGGCTGGCCGCTGCGGCCGGCCTCGTCGCCGGCCTGGCCTTCCTGATGCGCCACCCCGGCCTGCTGCTGCTGCCCTTCGGCTGGCTCGCGCTCTGGCTGAACCGCACCGCGCCAGGCCCACAGCACAACACTCGAAGCATAGCGCTGATCGCCTTCACCCTGGCCTTTGCGATCATAATCGCACCGCAGCTGTTCGTGAATATGCGCGATACCGGGCAGCCGCTGTTTAGCCAGCAGGCCAAGAACGTCTGGCAGGCGATGTTCGGCGATGGCGATTGGGGCCGCTGGGCCGAGGCGCATAACGAGATCGGCCTGGCTCAGGTGATCGCGCAAGATCCGCCGCGCTTCGCGCTGAACTGGTGGAACAACCTGCGCGGCTTCGTGGGCACCGGTGGCGAAGATGCCCGCGAGTTTGGCCAGGCGGTGCAGCTGCGCCTGCTGGGCTTCCCGGCCAACTGGCTGGCCATCGCCGGGCTGCTGGGCTGGCTCGGTACGCTTGTTGCAGCCGGCCGCCTGGCCGCCCAGCCGGCGGAGCAACCCCCAAATGTGCGTGGATCGCGCGCCTCGCTGGGTTTACTGCTGCTGTGGATCGCGCTCTATGTGCTGGCGATCAGCGTCGGCTTGCCGCTGCAGGGCCGCTTTGTGCTGCCGCTCGCGCCGATCTACGCCGCCGCTGCGGCCTGGCTGCTGGCCCGGCTCAGGCGCCCAGGAATGCGCAACCCCGACGACCTGCCGGCAGCGCAGCTGCAGCGGGTGGCTGGCCAGCGCAATTTTGCGGCGCGCTTCAGCGCCGGCACGCCCGCGCTGCTGGCCGCGCTGCTGCTGCTGCCGCTACTGTGGGGCGGCTTCGGCGCCGGCACCGCGTATGTGCTGCGCAGCCGCCCGCCCGACGAGCCGGCGCGCGCGCGGGCCGCCGGCCGCGCCGAGGCGCCGGGCCAGCCGGCCGACGAGCTGGCGATTATCCAGCGCGTGCTGGCCCGGCTCCAGCCCGGTGAGCGTATCATTGTGCGCGCCGACCCGGCCGCGCCGATCGGCAAATATTCGGCAATTGCGCATCTGGTACAGCCCGCGCCGGCCGACGATAGCCCGGCCACACTGCGGGCCAGCGGCGCCGCATACCTGATCTGGTCGGCCGCGCTTGGGCCGGCGCCCGAGCTGGGCCTGCCAACCGATACCGCCGGGATCTACCGGATCTACCGCCTGAAACCATGA